From Desulfovibrio sp., a single genomic window includes:
- the hydA gene encoding dihydropyrimidinase: MRLLVAGGTVATAEATFTADVLTENGVVLEVGDSLSRSGAEIVDASGCLVIPGGVDAHTHFGLDVGFAKVSDGFRQGLKAAAMGGVTCIVEHPGFGPQGCGLFHQLDAFRKLADGECCIDYAFHGVAQRAGEGVLADVPRLAQAGYASLKAYTTYAGRLNEEDLLALFDAAAQSPEPLLVAVHCEDHAVIEYLTRRLRTTAWSDPMSLALSRPGYAESLAVRQAIAFARTAGATLYVVHLSTADGVDAVRQARASGLKVIAETCPQYLLLDDSRYLEPDGLACAMAPPLRKKTDQEALWQGVADGTVSVVATDHCAFSLEDKRALGASDVFACPGGVPGVETRLPLLFTFGVLTRRITLERFVDICCTSPARIMGLTRKGWLEPGFDADITVLDPDSERVIRAANLTQAVDYTPYEGMAARGWPRHVLSRGKKVVSEGVFAGEPAWGRFTPRSLEAM, translated from the coding sequence GTGCGGCTGCTGGTGGCCGGTGGCACTGTGGCCACGGCCGAAGCCACGTTCACGGCAGACGTGCTGACCGAGAACGGGGTTGTTCTCGAAGTGGGGGACAGCCTTTCCCGCTCCGGGGCCGAAATCGTGGACGCTTCAGGCTGCCTGGTCATTCCCGGAGGGGTGGACGCGCACACGCATTTCGGGCTGGACGTTGGGTTCGCCAAGGTAAGCGACGGATTCCGCCAGGGTCTCAAGGCCGCGGCCATGGGCGGGGTCACCTGCATTGTGGAGCATCCCGGATTTGGCCCGCAAGGCTGCGGGCTTTTTCATCAGCTGGACGCGTTTCGCAAATTAGCCGATGGCGAGTGCTGCATCGACTACGCCTTCCACGGCGTGGCCCAGCGGGCAGGCGAGGGCGTGCTGGCGGACGTTCCCAGGCTGGCCCAGGCCGGGTATGCCTCGCTCAAGGCGTATACCACCTACGCTGGCAGGCTGAACGAAGAAGACCTTCTGGCTCTGTTCGATGCGGCGGCGCAGTCGCCCGAACCTCTTCTGGTGGCGGTCCATTGCGAAGACCACGCCGTAATTGAATATCTCACACGCCGCTTGCGGACCACTGCCTGGTCCGACCCCATGAGTCTTGCGCTCTCTCGGCCCGGTTATGCCGAATCCCTGGCTGTCAGGCAGGCAATAGCCTTTGCCCGAACCGCCGGGGCCACGCTCTACGTGGTGCATCTGTCCACTGCCGATGGGGTGGACGCAGTGCGCCAAGCCAGGGCGTCCGGGCTCAAGGTGATCGCCGAAACCTGCCCGCAGTATCTGCTTCTAGACGATTCCCGATACCTTGAGCCGGACGGGCTCGCTTGCGCCATGGCCCCGCCGCTGCGCAAAAAAACCGACCAAGAGGCCCTGTGGCAGGGGGTTGCGGACGGTACGGTCTCCGTGGTGGCCACGGATCACTGCGCCTTTTCCCTGGAGGACAAGCGCGCACTGGGAGCAAGCGATGTCTTCGCTTGTCCCGGCGGGGTTCCGGGCGTCGAGACCAGATTGCCGCTTCTCTTCACGTTCGGGGTATTGACCCGGCGCATCACGCTCGAGCGTTTCGTGGACATATGCTGCACCTCGCCAGCCCGCATCATGGGGTTGACCAGGAAAGGATGGCTGGAGCCCGGTTTCGACGCGGACATCACCGTGCTCGATCCTGACAGCGAAAGGGTGATACGGGCTGCGAACCTGACCCAGGCGGTCGACTACACTCCATACGAGGGCATGGCTGCGCGTGGGTGGCCGCGCCACGTTCTCTCACGCGGCAAGAAAGTGGTTTCGGAGGGAGTGTTTGCCGGAGAACCCGCATGGGGGAGGTTCACTCCCCGCTCGCTGGAGGCCATGTGA
- a CDS encoding amidohydrolase family protein — translation MTLYLRDAMYLDPAGFTMKPTHLAVDEGPTGGVTPVGEIPEGAKSLDCGGRTVMRSFACGHHHIYSALARGMPQARKKPGSFREILEQVWWRLDKCLDKDMIEASALATAMACAKSGVTFVIDHHSSPNAVSGSLETIAKAFDKVGLGHLLCYEISGRDGEAASEAGLAETDAYLSSGRMGHVGLHASFTVDDALLARAVDLADKHGTGIHMHVAEDACDQQHCQETYGKRVIERLKDNGVLDLPRSLLVHCVHLDDAEREIIRRSSAWVVQNAESNLNNAVGLTGYSDFGPRVMLGTDGMHSDMFRSVQVAYLVGQGLDGVTPMGAYLRFRATHAYVAGMGAPGDGGNNLVVLDYDPPTDVTPTNFTSHFIYGLRSRHMRTVIAQGKVVVEDRKLVGADESDILRFSREQARRLWAKLGEN, via the coding sequence GTGACGCTCTATCTGCGCGACGCCATGTATCTGGACCCGGCCGGCTTCACCATGAAACCCACGCATCTGGCCGTGGACGAGGGCCCAACCGGTGGAGTGACCCCGGTGGGCGAAATCCCCGAGGGTGCCAAAAGCCTGGATTGCGGCGGCAGGACGGTCATGCGCTCCTTTGCCTGCGGCCACCACCACATTTATTCAGCCCTGGCCCGGGGCATGCCCCAGGCACGCAAGAAGCCCGGCAGCTTCAGGGAGATTCTGGAGCAGGTCTGGTGGCGCCTGGACAAGTGTCTGGACAAGGACATGATCGAGGCGTCCGCCCTGGCCACGGCCATGGCCTGCGCCAAGTCCGGCGTCACCTTCGTCATCGACCACCACTCGTCGCCAAACGCGGTTTCCGGCAGCCTGGAGACCATCGCCAAGGCCTTCGACAAGGTGGGCCTGGGCCATCTGCTCTGCTATGAAATAAGCGGCCGCGACGGCGAAGCCGCAAGCGAGGCCGGGCTCGCTGAAACCGACGCCTATCTTTCATCCGGGCGCATGGGCCACGTTGGCCTGCACGCCTCCTTCACCGTGGACGACGCCCTCCTGGCCCGGGCAGTGGACCTGGCCGACAAGCACGGCACTGGCATCCACATGCACGTGGCCGAAGACGCCTGCGACCAGCAGCACTGCCAGGAAACGTACGGGAAACGGGTGATAGAGCGGCTGAAGGACAACGGCGTGCTGGACCTGCCTCGTTCACTTCTCGTTCATTGCGTCCATCTTGACGACGCCGAGCGCGAGATCATCCGCCGCTCATCCGCCTGGGTGGTGCAGAACGCCGAGAGCAACTTGAATAACGCCGTGGGCCTGACCGGGTATTCCGATTTCGGCCCGCGCGTGATGCTCGGTACCGACGGCATGCACTCGGACATGTTCCGCTCAGTCCAGGTGGCCTATCTGGTGGGCCAGGGCCTGGACGGCGTGACCCCCATGGGCGCCTACCTGCGCTTTCGGGCCACGCACGCTTACGTGGCGGGCATGGGCGCACCCGGGGACGGAGGCAACAATCTGGTGGTGCTGGATTACGATCCGCCCACGGACGTGACCCCCACGAACTTCACCAGCCACTTCATCTACGGGCTGCGCTCGCGCCATATGCGCACGGTGATCGCCCAGGGCAAGGTGGTGGTGGAGGACCGCAAGCTCGTGGGCGCGGACGAGTCAGATATTCTGCGGTTTTCCCGGGAGCAGGCTCGCAGGTTGTGGGCCAAGCTGGGGGAAAATTAG
- the xdh gene encoding selenium-dependent xanthine dehydrogenase: MITLILNGQPATYHGDPKLPLLSWLRDEQNITSPKDGCSGQAACGACLVEVNGKAILSCSTPMEKLQGASVVTIEGFPESLKRTLGLAFAAKGAVQCGFCTPGFLTRTKILLASNADPTRDEVVRALRFHLCRCTGYVKIVDAVLEAAKALREGTDPALPKDARVGGRHAKLGAVDRALGVTAFTGDMNFPGMVHAALVFSEHPRAVVKKIDVSAAEKAPGVIRVLTAVDIPGERTTGMLKQDWPIMVAQGETTRYIGDVLALVAGETEAQARAAAGLARVEYEVLEPVTDVDQALSGEVEIHPGGNLLSRKVIRRGMPVEEALSASFCVARGVFTTPAIEHGFLETECGLAHPEDGGIRVYSQSQGIWHDQEDISRMLGIPKDRVRVAHVDTGGAFGGKEDLSAQGHAALIAYLLDRPAKVRFSRPESLRFHPKRHAMRMEYALGCDHQGRLTALKARIIGDTGAYASLGGPVMARAANHAAGAYDVPCVDIESLAVFTNNIPAGAMRGFGVNQVTFAMESLVEELCARGGFDPWEFRYENALDEGRLTASGQRLGGGIGLRKTLEAVKDVYRQARHAGLACAIKNSGIGGGVLEECAVRLTVLPGGRVRLDHGWTEMGQGIDTVAAQVLSETLGWTDLSRIEVVADTCSGAVAGSTTASRGTFQLGRAVIEAGLALSKAIRAAGDVESLEGQTFEGRYVSGNTTADGEPGQVRSHVAYSFATHVAILDDSGKVSRVVAAHDAGRVINPLLCEGQVEGGVVMGLGYALSEKLPVEGGRLVSEKLASLGMLKIADVPDIDVILIEGEDPEGPYGAKGVGEIGSIPTAAAVANAFYRFDSKPRRSLPLAKPEETAQ; encoded by the coding sequence ATGATCACCCTGATACTGAACGGCCAGCCCGCCACCTACCACGGCGATCCAAAACTTCCGCTGCTTTCCTGGTTGCGCGACGAGCAAAACATCACCTCGCCCAAGGACGGCTGTTCGGGTCAGGCCGCGTGCGGCGCCTGCCTGGTGGAAGTGAACGGCAAGGCAATTCTGTCCTGTTCCACGCCCATGGAGAAGCTCCAGGGCGCAAGCGTCGTCACCATCGAGGGCTTTCCGGAAAGCTTGAAGCGCACGTTGGGCCTGGCCTTCGCGGCCAAGGGCGCTGTGCAGTGCGGCTTCTGCACGCCTGGGTTTCTCACCCGCACCAAGATACTTTTGGCCTCCAACGCTGATCCTACGCGCGATGAGGTCGTCCGCGCCCTGCGTTTCCACCTGTGCCGCTGCACCGGCTATGTGAAGATCGTGGACGCGGTGCTTGAGGCGGCGAAAGCCCTGCGAGAGGGCACGGACCCTGCCCTGCCGAAAGATGCCAGAGTGGGTGGGCGTCATGCAAAGCTGGGGGCAGTGGATCGGGCCCTGGGCGTGACGGCCTTCACAGGCGACATGAATTTCCCGGGCATGGTTCACGCCGCGTTGGTGTTCTCCGAGCATCCCCGGGCAGTGGTGAAAAAAATTGATGTGAGTGCTGCCGAGAAGGCCCCGGGTGTGATCCGGGTGTTAACGGCTGTTGACATTCCAGGCGAACGCACCACGGGCATGCTCAAGCAGGACTGGCCCATAATGGTGGCCCAGGGCGAAACCACGCGCTATATCGGTGACGTGTTGGCATTGGTGGCCGGGGAAACCGAGGCCCAGGCTCGCGCCGCTGCCGGGCTTGCCCGGGTGGAATACGAGGTGCTTGAACCCGTCACGGACGTGGATCAGGCCCTTTCTGGCGAGGTCGAAATCCATCCGGGCGGAAACCTGCTTTCGCGCAAGGTTATCCGTCGCGGCATGCCCGTGGAGGAGGCCCTTTCCGCTTCGTTCTGCGTGGCCCGGGGCGTGTTCACCACCCCGGCCATCGAACACGGTTTTCTGGAGACCGAGTGCGGTCTGGCGCATCCCGAGGACGGTGGCATCCGCGTCTACAGCCAGAGCCAGGGTATCTGGCATGACCAGGAGGACATCTCCCGCATGCTGGGTATTCCCAAGGACAGGGTGCGGGTGGCCCACGTGGACACCGGCGGGGCCTTCGGCGGCAAAGAGGACCTTTCCGCCCAGGGGCACGCGGCTCTCATTGCCTATCTGCTGGACCGCCCGGCCAAGGTGCGCTTTTCCCGTCCGGAGTCTCTCCGCTTTCATCCCAAGCGCCATGCAATGCGCATGGAATACGCCCTGGGCTGCGACCACCAGGGCCGCCTGACCGCGCTGAAAGCCCGTATCATCGGAGACACCGGCGCCTATGCATCGCTTGGCGGCCCGGTGATGGCCCGGGCGGCCAACCACGCCGCCGGAGCCTATGACGTGCCCTGCGTGGACATAGAATCCCTGGCGGTCTTCACCAACAACATTCCGGCCGGAGCCATGCGCGGCTTCGGCGTGAACCAGGTGACCTTCGCCATGGAGAGTCTGGTGGAGGAACTCTGCGCCAGGGGCGGCTTCGACCCCTGGGAATTCAGGTACGAAAACGCCCTGGACGAGGGAAGGCTCACGGCCAGCGGCCAGCGTTTGGGCGGCGGCATCGGCCTGCGAAAGACCCTGGAGGCGGTGAAGGATGTGTACAGGCAGGCCAGGCACGCCGGGCTGGCCTGCGCCATCAAGAATTCGGGCATAGGCGGAGGCGTTCTGGAGGAATGCGCCGTCAGGCTCACTGTGCTGCCGGGGGGCCGGGTGCGCCTGGACCATGGCTGGACCGAGATGGGCCAGGGGATCGACACGGTTGCTGCCCAGGTGCTCAGCGAGACACTTGGCTGGACGGACCTTTCGCGTATCGAGGTGGTGGCGGACACCTGCTCCGGGGCCGTGGCCGGATCCACAACGGCCAGCAGGGGAACCTTCCAGCTCGGCCGGGCGGTTATCGAGGCAGGGCTTGCGCTAAGCAAGGCCATACGCGCGGCCGGTGATGTGGAAAGCCTGGAGGGCCAAACGTTCGAGGGGCGCTACGTGAGCGGGAACACCACCGCCGACGGGGAGCCTGGCCAGGTGCGCAGCCACGTGGCTTACAGCTTTGCCACGCATGTGGCCATCTTGGACGATTCGGGAAAGGTGAGCAGGGTGGTCGCGGCCCATGACGCCGGGCGGGTGATCAACCCGCTCCTGTGCGAGGGCCAGGTGGAAGGCGGTGTGGTCATGGGGTTGGGATACGCCTTGAGCGAGAAGCTACCAGTGGAAGGCGGGCGTCTGGTTTCGGAAAAGCTTGCCTCTTTGGGCATGCTGAAAATCGCTGACGTGCCGGACATCGACGTGATATTGATCGAGGGCGAGGACCCCGAAGGCCCTTACGGGGCCAAGGGTGTGGGGGAGATAGGTTCCATCCCCACCGCGGCGGCGGTTGCCAACGCGTTCTATCGCTTCGACTCAAAGCCCAGGCGGAGCCTGCCCCTGGCTAAACCGGAGGAAACCGCACAGTGA
- the ygeW gene encoding knotted carbamoyltransferase YgeW: protein MDAVRVKELIRALGRLNFTGMHDQDFLLTWEKSDPEIQATFLTAEILRGLRELNISCRVFDSGLAVSIFRDNSTRTRFSFVSAANLLGLTPQDLDEGKSQIAHGETVRETANMVSFMAEVIGIRDDMFIGKGNSYMREVSKAVREGFQEGVLPTRPALVNLQCDIDHPTQAMADTLHLINHFGGVENLKGKKIAMTWAYSPSYGKPLSVPQGVIGLMSRFGMEVSLAHPKGYEVMPEVMEVAERNAKASGGSFTVTNSMEAAFKDADIVYPKSWASFSAMEERTKLYEKNDWDGIKALEKKLLAQNAKHKKWECDEKLMATTKNGQGLYLHCLPADITGVSCQQGEVASGVFDKYRVPLYRQASYKPYVIAAMMLLAKKRNPAQTLEMLLEEQRPRVR from the coding sequence ATGGACGCGGTTCGCGTGAAAGAACTCATCCGGGCCCTGGGAAGGCTGAACTTCACGGGCATGCACGACCAGGATTTCCTTCTCACCTGGGAAAAATCGGACCCTGAGATTCAGGCCACCTTCCTTACTGCCGAAATCCTCCGCGGTTTGCGTGAACTGAACATTTCCTGCCGGGTCTTCGATTCGGGCCTGGCAGTCTCGATCTTTCGCGACAATTCCACGCGAACCCGGTTCAGCTTCGTCTCCGCAGCCAACCTCCTGGGACTCACCCCCCAGGACCTGGACGAGGGCAAGTCCCAGATCGCCCACGGCGAAACCGTGCGCGAAACCGCCAACATGGTCTCGTTCATGGCCGAGGTGATCGGCATCCGCGACGACATGTTCATCGGCAAGGGCAACAGCTACATGCGCGAAGTTTCCAAAGCCGTGCGCGAGGGGTTCCAGGAAGGCGTGCTGCCCACCCGCCCTGCGCTGGTGAACCTGCAGTGCGACATCGACCATCCCACCCAGGCCATGGCCGACACCCTGCACCTCATCAACCACTTCGGCGGCGTGGAGAACTTGAAAGGCAAGAAAATCGCCATGACCTGGGCCTACTCCCCCTCCTACGGCAAGCCTCTGTCCGTGCCCCAGGGCGTCATCGGTCTCATGAGCCGGTTCGGCATGGAAGTCTCCCTGGCCCATCCCAAGGGCTACGAGGTCATGCCCGAGGTGATGGAGGTGGCCGAGCGCAACGCCAAGGCTTCCGGCGGCTCGTTCACCGTGACCAATTCCATGGAGGCGGCCTTCAAGGACGCGGATATCGTCTACCCCAAGAGCTGGGCCTCCTTTTCCGCCATGGAGGAGCGCACCAAGCTCTATGAGAAGAACGACTGGGACGGCATCAAGGCGCTGGAGAAGAAGCTTCTGGCCCAGAACGCCAAACACAAGAAGTGGGAGTGCGACGAGAAGCTCATGGCCACCACCAAGAACGGCCAGGGGCTCTATCTGCACTGCCTGCCAGCGGACATTACCGGCGTCTCCTGCCAGCAGGGCGAAGTTGCTTCTGGCGTGTTCGACAAGTACCGCGTGCCGCTCTACCGGCAAGCCAGCTACAAGCCCTATGTCATCGCGGCCATGATGCTTCTGGCCAAGAAGAGAAATCCGGCCCAGACGCTGGAAATGCTGCTTGAAGAGCAAAGGCCGAGAGTGAGATAG
- a CDS encoding YgeY family selenium metabolism-linked hydrolase: MSTFDSKRIRELAELSLPAMTRFLRDMIRIPSESCQEEGVIRRIKAEMEAVGFDRVEIDPMGNILGYIGSGPRLIAFDAHVDTVGVGNRANWNFDPFDGYEDDETIGGRGASDQEGGMASMVYAGRILKEIGVPEGFTVVMAGTVQEEDCDGLCWQYLVKEVGLKPEFVCCTEPTDGGIYRGQRGRMEIRLDVTGVSSHGSAPERGDNAIFRMGAILGELAELHPRLKNDAFLGKGSLTVSEIFFTSPSRCAVADGCSVSIDRRLTDGEDKELALSQIRELPSVKAAGEKATVSMYTYERPSWTGLVYPTDCYFPTWVLPEDHEVCTRAVSAYKELFGQDPRVDKWTFSTNGVSIMGLFGIPVVGFGPGKENQAHAPNEKTWKADLVRCAAMYAGMVHAYAGK; encoded by the coding sequence ATGAGCACGTTCGATTCCAAACGCATCCGCGAACTGGCTGAACTATCCCTGCCCGCCATGACCCGCTTCCTGCGCGACATGATCCGCATCCCCAGCGAGTCCTGCCAGGAGGAGGGCGTCATTCGCCGCATAAAGGCCGAGATGGAGGCCGTGGGGTTCGACCGGGTTGAGATTGACCCCATGGGAAACATTCTTGGGTACATCGGAAGCGGGCCGCGCCTCATCGCCTTCGACGCCCACGTGGACACCGTGGGTGTGGGCAATCGCGCCAACTGGAACTTCGATCCCTTCGACGGCTACGAGGATGATGAAACCATCGGTGGCCGGGGCGCTTCCGACCAGGAAGGCGGCATGGCCTCAATGGTCTACGCCGGCAGGATACTTAAAGAGATCGGCGTGCCCGAAGGCTTCACCGTGGTCATGGCCGGCACCGTGCAGGAAGAGGATTGCGACGGCCTGTGCTGGCAGTATCTGGTCAAGGAAGTCGGGCTCAAGCCGGAATTCGTCTGCTGCACGGAACCGACGGACGGGGGCATCTACCGAGGCCAGCGCGGGCGCATGGAGATCCGCCTGGACGTCACCGGGGTTTCGTCCCACGGCTCCGCACCAGAGCGCGGCGACAACGCGATCTTTCGCATGGGCGCGATTCTTGGCGAACTGGCCGAGCTTCATCCCAGGCTGAAAAACGACGCCTTCCTGGGCAAGGGCTCCCTCACCGTGTCCGAGATATTCTTCACCTCCCCCTCTCGCTGCGCCGTGGCCGACGGGTGCTCCGTGTCCATCGACCGCCGCCTCACCGACGGCGAGGACAAGGAGCTGGCCCTCTCTCAGATTCGCGAGCTGCCCTCGGTAAAAGCGGCCGGAGAAAAGGCCACGGTGTCCATGTACACCTACGAGCGCCCCTCCTGGACCGGGCTCGTCTACCCTACGGACTGCTACTTCCCCACCTGGGTGCTGCCCGAGGACCATGAGGTCTGCACGCGCGCAGTGAGCGCCTACAAAGAACTTTTCGGCCAGGACCCGCGCGTGGACAAGTGGACCTTCTCCACCAACGGCGTGTCCATCATGGGGCTGTTCGGCATTCCGGTGGTCGGGTTCGGGCCGGGCAAGGAAAACCAGGCCCACGCCCCCAACGAGAAGACCTGGAAGGCGGACCTGGTCCGCTGCGCCGCCATGTACGCCGGCATGGTCCACGCCTACGCCGGAAAATGA
- a CDS encoding 4Fe-4S binding protein: MKTLYIDYSKCIGCETCEFVCRFVHTTPRIMMTRTTDGVMMPLYCRHCQDPNCARVCKRGAIERDSEGAMVLKPLLCRGCDGRNCMLACPFGAMFETDKGVMLTKCDLCSERRGRGMEPACADMCPCGAVYFVETTELENLETQEAKDAEARVLAHIRPPSKKD; encoded by the coding sequence ATGAAAACCCTGTACATCGATTACTCGAAATGCATCGGCTGCGAGACCTGCGAATTCGTCTGCCGCTTCGTGCACACCACCCCGCGCATCATGATGACCCGGACCACGGACGGGGTCATGATGCCCTTGTACTGCCGTCACTGCCAGGACCCCAACTGCGCCAGGGTGTGCAAACGCGGCGCCATAGAACGCGACAGCGAAGGAGCCATGGTCTTAAAGCCTCTCCTGTGCCGTGGCTGCGATGGGCGCAACTGCATGCTGGCCTGCCCCTTCGGCGCAATGTTCGAAACCGACAAGGGCGTGATGCTCACCAAGTGCGACCTGTGCTCCGAGCGCAGGGGCAGGGGCATGGAGCCGGCCTGCGCGGACATGTGTCCCTGTGGCGCGGTGTATTTCGTGGAGACAACTGAATTGGAAAATCTCGAGACCCAGGAGGCCAAGGACGCCGAAGCCAGGGTTCTGGCGCATATCCGTCCTCCCTCCAAGAAGGATTAA
- a CDS encoding FAD-dependent oxidoreductase: protein MQSMNFNFLCPGPAKPVSRSVGIIGAGPSGLAAAGHLSCQGYQVDVYDKLPKPGGLMLFGIPGHRIPRERIAEATRSMERDHGVIFHTQTKICCSAPMFEEEGDHFCKEVLGLKDLVMRHDASIICTGSWKSRKMGIEGEDLPGVHSGLEFLFPIRAARYASAKVKTPDVKGKAVAVIGAGHSAVDAAHGAVHLGAAKVVMLYRRTAKDAPCGTYEIERLKDMGVEWREKASPLRVLGKDRVEALEISQDGANAVVAVDMVVAAIGEIATPPFAKELGLEEVRKGEIHWLHMTAIENVFVAGDALTGPSKIGKAVYSGLRAARSLANWLDLKAQDRLGEYAYDDLVSKDEPVFRKKAR from the coding sequence GTGCAATCCATGAATTTCAATTTCCTCTGTCCTGGTCCTGCCAAGCCGGTCAGCCGCAGCGTCGGCATCATCGGGGCCGGGCCATCAGGCCTGGCCGCTGCGGGGCACCTCTCCTGCCAGGGGTATCAGGTGGACGTCTACGACAAGCTTCCCAAACCCGGCGGGCTCATGCTTTTTGGCATCCCCGGGCACCGCATCCCCCGCGAGCGAATAGCCGAGGCCACTCGCAGCATGGAGCGCGACCACGGGGTCATCTTTCATACCCAGACCAAGATCTGCTGCTCCGCCCCCATGTTCGAGGAGGAGGGAGACCACTTCTGCAAGGAGGTCCTGGGGCTTAAGGACCTGGTGATGCGCCACGATGCCAGCATCATCTGCACAGGGTCCTGGAAATCCCGCAAAATGGGCATCGAAGGCGAGGATCTGCCGGGAGTGCACTCCGGCCTGGAGTTCCTTTTTCCCATACGCGCGGCCCGCTACGCCTCGGCAAAGGTGAAAACACCGGACGTCAAAGGCAAGGCCGTGGCTGTTATCGGGGCAGGCCATTCGGCGGTGGACGCGGCCCACGGAGCGGTTCATCTGGGAGCGGCCAAGGTGGTCATGCTCTATCGCCGCACTGCCAAAGACGCTCCGTGCGGCACCTACGAAATCGAACGTTTGAAGGACATGGGCGTGGAATGGCGCGAGAAGGCGTCGCCTTTGCGCGTGCTGGGCAAGGACAGGGTCGAAGCCCTGGAGATCAGCCAGGACGGCGCAAACGCCGTTGTTGCCGTGGACATGGTGGTGGCTGCCATCGGCGAGATCGCCACTCCGCCGTTTGCCAAGGAGCTCGGCCTGGAGGAGGTCCGCAAGGGCGAGATCCATTGGCTGCACATGACCGCCATAGAGAACGTCTTCGTGGCAGGCGACGCCCTGACCGGGCCAAGCAAGATCGGCAAGGCGGTCTATTCAGGGCTTCGCGCCGCGCGGTCCCTGGCCAACTGGCTGGACCTGAAGGCCCAGGACCGCCTCGGCGAGTACGCTTACGACGACTTGGTCTCCAAGGATGAACCGGTGTTCAGGAAGAAGGCCCGATGA
- a CDS encoding IclR family transcriptional regulator: MTSLDKALTLIDALGRRGRAGIKNLAQATGFPPPTVHRLLGVLAQKSYVRQDPQTKEYLLSVKLLELGAKVRGQLDLITLARPFMKEIMETSGETVNLVVFDNFEAVYVEQEANTRAMLRMFTRVGARVPLYCSGVGKAYLAAQDEAKAMEYFVAQHKTRHTDRTIVDKQAFLDELGTIRGQGYAVDNEEMEAGVRCAAALIRQFKGQVAGAMSISGPSARLTLEKVAEMGLALKRVTGLISAEMGFVQP; the protein is encoded by the coding sequence ATGACTTCTTTGGACAAAGCCCTCACCCTCATCGACGCCTTGGGCCGACGCGGCCGTGCCGGGATAAAAAACCTGGCCCAGGCCACCGGGTTTCCTCCCCCTACGGTGCACAGACTCCTGGGAGTGCTCGCCCAAAAAAGCTATGTGCGCCAGGATCCCCAAACCAAGGAATACCTGCTTTCGGTCAAGCTTTTGGAACTGGGCGCCAAGGTCCGGGGCCAGCTCGACCTCATCACCCTTGCGCGGCCGTTCATGAAGGAAATCATGGAGACGAGCGGAGAGACCGTGAATCTGGTGGTCTTCGATAATTTCGAGGCTGTTTACGTGGAGCAGGAGGCCAACACCCGCGCCATGCTCCGGATGTTCACCCGGGTGGGTGCTAGAGTGCCCCTGTACTGCTCGGGTGTTGGCAAGGCCTACCTGGCCGCCCAGGACGAGGCCAAAGCCATGGAGTACTTTGTGGCCCAACACAAGACGCGCCACACGGACCGGACCATCGTGGACAAGCAGGCGTTTCTGGACGAGTTAGGCACAATACGAGGCCAGGGCTATGCCGTGGACAACGAGGAAATGGAGGCTGGCGTTCGTTGCGCGGCCGCGCTGATCCGCCAGTTCAAGGGGCAGGTGGCCGGGGCCATGAGCATCTCGGGGCCCAGCGCACGGCTGACTCTTGAAAAGGTTGCGGAGATGGGGCTTGCGCTCAAACGCGTAACGGGTCTCATTTCCGCTGAAATGGGCTTTGTACAACCTTAG